The Fragaria vesca subsp. vesca linkage group LG2, FraVesHawaii_1.0, whole genome shotgun sequence genome includes a window with the following:
- the LOC101312784 gene encoding synaptotagmin-1-like, with protein sequence MGFFSTIFGFFGFGLGISIGLVAGYFLFIYVQSSDVEDPEIQPLVDQDPKTLERMLPEIPLWVKNPDYDRLDWLNKFLEYMWPYLDKAICKTAKDIAKPIIAEEIPKYKIDSVEFEKLTLGSLPPTFQGMKVYVTDEKELIMEPSIKWAANPNILVAAKAYGITATVQVVDAQVFASPRITLKPLVPSFPCFAQINVSLMDKPYVDFGLKLIGADLMSIPGLYTYVQEFIKDQVANMYLWPKTLEVPIMDPAKAFNRPVGLLRVKVLRAMKLRKMDLLGASDPYVKLKLTESNMPSKKTTIKQKNLNPEWNEEFNMVVKDPQSQALEFMVYDWDKVGKHEKMGINVIPLKDLPNDEPKVLTLDLLKTMDLNDPQNEKNRGQLELELTYKPFAEEDLQKGYDETQTLEKAPEGTPPGGGLLVVIVHEGQDLEGKHHCNPSVRLILRGEEKRTKHLKKSRDPRWEEEFQFVLEEPPTNDKLHVEVVSTSSKLGLLHGKESLGYVQISLSDVISNRRINQKYHLIDSKNGQVQLELQWRTAE encoded by the exons ATGGGATTCTTCAGCACCATTTTTGGCTTCTTTGGATTTGGACTAGGGATTTCGATTGGACTCGTCGCTGGCTATTTCCTTTTCATTTATGTCCAATCCTCTGATGTTGAG GACCCTGAAATTCAGCCGTTGGTTGATCAAGACCCCAAAACTTTGGAGCGGATGCTTCCTGAGATACCTCTTTGGGTGAAGAATCCAGACTATGATCGT CTTGATTGGTTAAACAAATTTCTTGAATATATGTGGCCTTATCTTGACAAG GCGATCTGCAAAACTGCTAAAGATATTGCAAAGCCCATAATTGCTGAGGAAATACCAAAGTACAAGATTGATTCTGTTGAATTTGAGAAGCTGACTTTAGGTTCCCTACCACCAACTTTTCAAG GTATGAAGGTTTATGTAACTGATGAGAAGGAGCTGATTATGGAACCCTCCATTAAATGGGCTGCAAATCCTAATATCCTTGTTGCTGCTAAAGCATATGGAATCACAGCAACTGTTCAG GTGGTTGATGCGCAAGTTTTTGCTTCACCACGTATAACTTTGAAGCCTTTGGTCCCAAGCTTTCCTTGTTTTGCCCAAATCAATGTGTCTCTCATGGACAAG CCTTATGTGGACTTTGGATTAAAGCTTATAGGTGCTGATCTTATGTCAATACCTGGCCTTTACACATATGTCCAG GAGTTTATCAAAGACCAGGTTGCTAACATGTATCTCTGGCCCAAAACTCTTGAAGTACCAATAATGGACCCAGCAAA AGCCTTTAACAGGCCTGTAGGACTTCTCCGTGTGAAGGTTCTAAGGGCAATGAAGTTAAGGAAGATGGATCTTCTTGGTGCTTCAGACCCTTATGTAAAACTAAAGCTCACAGAAAGCAATATGCCATCAAAGAAGACCACGATTAAGCAGAAGAACCTGAACCCTGAATGGAATGAGGAATTTAATATGGTTGTCAAAGACCCACAATCTCAGGCTTTAGAGTTTATGGTTTATGACTGGGATAAG GTGGGAAAACATGAGAAAATGGGTATCAACGTAATACCTTTGAAGGACCTCCCCAATGATGAGCCAAAAGTTTTGACTCTGGACCTCCTTAAAACTATGGACTTAAATGATCCTCAGAATGAGAAGAACCGTGGGCAGCTTGAGTTGGAACTGACTTATAAACCCTTCGCGGAGGAGGACTTGCAGAAAGGGTATGATGAAACACAGACATTAGAGAAGGCTCCTGAAGGAACGCCACCTGGTGGAGGTTTGCTCGTTGTCATAGTTCATGAAGGTCAAGATCTTGAAGGAAAGCACCATTGTAATCCATCTGTGCGACTTATTCTCAGGGGGGAGGAAAAAAGAACCAAG CACCTAAAGAAGAGCAGAGATCCAAGATGGGAAGAAGAGTTTCAATTTGTGCTTGAAGAACCTCCCACTAATGATAAATTACATGTGGAGGTGGTCAGTACCTCATCAAAATTGGGCCTGCTGCATGGAAAG GAATCTCTGGGCTATGTTCAAATCAGTCTTTCTGACGTCATTTCCAACAGACGAATCAACCAGAAGTACCATCTCATAGACTCGAAGAATGGACAGGTCCAGCTAGAGCTGCAATGGAGAACTGCTGAATGA